CTGTGGCGCGTTTGGTTGTGGAACTCGCGGCGCAACTGCATTAAAATTGGCTGGGGAATCGCTGACGATCGCGCCGCCTTCAATCCTGCCCAGAACAAGGGTAAGACTCGATGCTGGGTTGCCATTTCTAGCAACTCCGCCCAGTTGAGATTTTCTTGAAGCAAAACTTCGAGGCGTTCGGCTTTTTCTGCCTCTGACTGAGTGCTGGTGCAACACAGAAGCACGGCGACTTCTGGGCGCATGGGGCGAGTTGAAACGCGATCGCGGGATTTCAGTAACATCAGCCTTCACTCCTCAACAACAGCCAGTTTAATACTACCTCTTGACTCAGCGATCGCGGTGGAAGTTGCGATAGTCGGGGCGCAATTTTAACGATCTGCACATCCACCTCTTGAAGAGGGGACTTGCGTCGATCGGCTTTTACAATCCCTTCTTCCCCTACGAAACGGCGTTGAATTTCGAGGAGTTCTCTCTACAATCAATGCTAATAACTTTGCAATTGTTCCAATAATGTCCCCGTTTCTCCTGCTGCCCAACGCGCGAAATGTTTGGCGAGGGGCGGGGCAAAAAGCAGCGTATTAGTGAACCCAGAAAACAGATGCAACCCTTCTATCCCCGCAAGCGCGCCGACGAGGGGAAGGGAGTTGGCGGCGTAGGCGACGAGACAGCGGTGCCAAGTGGCGGGGAGTGGGGCGAGGGAGGGGAAAATATTGGCGATCGCGTCCCGAATTTTGGCTTCGCTGGCGGCCGCATCGGGGGTAAAATGGGGATTGGCGATCGCGCGGCTGAGTTGACCGAGGATGAAATGGCGATCGCGAAATTGTATCGCACCCGCATCGAGAATTGGGGGGACGGGTTCGCCGCTTTCCCGCTTCCACAAGGGTTCAAATTCCGGTTGAATGGCTTTCTCTTCTAGCTCAAAGCGATCGATAATAGCGGGCATTACTAATGTTTGCAGTCGCAATTCCTCTACCGGCGGCGTTTCCAAAATTTCGGTTTGGGTAAAATACAGTTTCACCGGAATACCGCACTTTTGCAGCAGCGCGCGACTCAATCCCCCCGCACAGATGGCAATATGTTCGGCAAAATAAGTCCCTTCGGCAGTTTTCACCCCAACCGCGCGATCGCCATTGTAGGCAAAGCCGGTAACTTCTTCCGGTTGTAGCACTCCCCCCGCCCGCCCAAAAGCTTGGAGATAGGCGCGATTGGTTTGCTGCGGTTCGATGTGTCCGTGGGGAAGCAGCAGCGCGCCGGAAATCGCATTGGGGTTGAGGAGGGGTTCGATTTCGTTCGCTTCTGAAGGGGTAAGGCGGCGCGCGGGCAAGGCAAAGCGATTATAGTCGGTTGCAACGGTATCGGGATCCTCTTCCGGTTCTATCGTCAGTAACGTCTCGAATTCCCGAAACTGCGTATCTGCGTCCAATTCCTGGGAGAGTTGGCGGTGAACGGCGATTCCTTCTTCGCACAACTGGCGCGTTAAGGGCGAAGTTCCCGCCCAATAAGCCAGCCCGCCATAACTATAGCGCGTTGCATTCGCGATCGTGCTGTCCGGCTCCAATAACAGGACGCGCAGCCCTTGTTTTTGCAGTTCGTAACCCAGAGCCGCGCCCGTAAGACCGCCGCCCACTACTATCCAATCGTAGGTATTCATGCAGAATATTTTAATTCATTTAAGCCTTAAAAAATTACAATTCGGAATTTAACTCTGGGATTTTCTTCGCGAAGGGATTTTGGAAAAAAGCGCCGGTTTGCGGCGGCAGGGCGGGGTTAGAAACGACTTCCGCTAAACTTTTGATAACGCCGGTTAGCGGAATGGCGAGGATTACGCCTAATAAGCCGCCAATTTTTGCACCCATTAATAAGGCAACAAAGATAACAACGGGCGATAAGCCGGTTAAGTTGCCCATAATCCGAGGGGCGACTAAATTATCTTTAACCTGTTGCAGCGCGATCGCAACAGCTAAAACTTCTAAAGCTAAGCGCCAATCGATAAAGGAAACAATCAAAACTACCGTGGCAATTCCTAACGTTGCCCCCACGAAAGGTAGCACTTCCATAATCCCAATAAACACGGCAAATAGCAAGAAAAATGGCACGCGCAAAGCAAAGAAAGCGAAAGTTAAGGTCGTCGCCATAAAGATTCCCAACCACAACTGTCCGAAGACAAACCCCTGTAAATTTCGCTGCAATGAGCAGGTCAATTCTGTTTGAATGCGCGGCGAAAAGATGCGAGTAATACTCGTCCACAAGCGTTCGCCATCCACTAGCATATAAAAAGAAATTACTAAAATTAGAACTAAGTCCAAAAACCAGTTAAACGTTCCCAGCACTAGCTCAAAACTACTCGATGCAATGGCTTGCGTTTGCGCTTGAAGCTGTTCGAGCAACTTAAACGTTAAACTCTTGAGATCGAAGGGTAAGTTATGCCCTGTCGTCCAGATTTGTAAGTCCGATAACTGCTGTCGCGCCGACTCTAATAATGCAGGAAATCGGGTAACTAATTGTCTGCCTTGATTGAAGACGGGAGGGGCAATCGTTACGCCAATTAAAACAACAATTGCAGCCGCTAATAAATACACGAGGAGGGCGGCGACAGTTCGCGGTAAAAATTGCGTTAGGGCGGCGACAGCGTAGTTCAATAAAAAGGCAATTAAACCAGCCGTTAGTAAAATACTAATCGTTTCACCGACATATCCTAACGCTACTAATGTCAACCATCCTGTTATTAAAATTAACAGCCAGGTGAGTAGTAATTTTTGGAGAGGCGTGAAAATTTGATTCATGCGGGGTACTAAAATATCCAGAGGCTCGAGGGATAACAAGAGGGCTGAAAACAGCGATAATCTGGGGTTGAATTCCCCCCTCGCTCAAAAAAAGGGGAGTCTTTCCACAACCCCCAACCCAGAAAATGTTCCCTCAATTCTACCAGACTGTTTTCGCGGCTTATCTCAACCCAAGCCTAATCGCTTAAGCATACTGCTGAATAACGCGATCGGCAGCGCGCAATCCGGATAAATAAGCGCCGTGAACGGTAGCGCGATATTTAACGCTGGTATGTTCCCCTGCGAAAAAGAGTTTATCGGCGACGGGTTCTCCGAGGGTTTTGAAGTCGTTTAAAGTTGCACCAACCGCACTATAAGAATAGCAACCGCCTGCAAACACATCGCTTCCCCAGCGCGTCACCAAAAGGCGTTGTGGCGGCGCAACTTTGGAGCCGAAAATACTTTTTAGAACCTCTAAAACTTCGGCTTGAATTTGAGCATTAGACTGAGTTTCCATTGCTGTTGCGGCGCTTCCTAGGGCAAAAGTAACGAGAATGTTTGCTTTGCTGAAAGTGCGGGCATTGAGGAAGTAAGGATAGCGCCCTCGCTGGGGATAAGTAGAGCCAAAATATTGTAACTTAGTATCCCAAAAAGGGCGTTGAAACTGCAAAATAACTTTGTTGACGTTACCCATACCGACGGTACGAATGGCGCGACGTAGAGAAGTTGGAAGTTCGGGCGTAAAGGATACTCTACCTTGTTTGAGAACGCCTAATGGTAGAGTTATAACGGCGCATTGTCCGACAAATTGACCTCGATTGGTTGTAATCGTAACCTGTTCTTCCTCGTAGTTAATCTTTTTAACGATTTGTTGGGTTTGAATTTCTGTATCTCGCGCCAGATAATTCGTAACCGCGTCATAACCGCCCGGAAAGATAACTTCTTTTCCGGAAAACGCTTCGTCATTGTCCCACGTTTGCGCCGACAGTTTTTCTAAGGGACAACCCATATCAAATTCTAAATAACCGCCGAGTTGATATTGCATTAAAGGTGCAGTTAATGCTTTTGCATCAATGCGGCGAATCGCTTCAGCAACGCTGATATCAGTTTCGAGATCGGTTGCTAAAGCTGAAACGCGATCTAGTAAATTCTCGTACTTTTGTTCCGATCGCGCAATTTCTGCTGCGGTGAAAGGTTTGCCCGCGCGATCGTAGATTTCCCAGCTATCGTCCTCCGTTACAAAGGTTTTTGCACCCGCCTCCCGCGCTAACTTGACTAAAGGATTGCCTTCAATTCCGTGAATCCATGCAGCGCCGAGATCTAAAGGGATACCGAGAGAGCGATCCGTATGAATTCGACCGCCGACGCGATCGCGCCCCTCCAAGACAATGACTCTCAACCCCTCCTCCCGCAAGCGTTTCGCCGCAGCTAGCCCCGCAATTCCCGCCCCCACCACCAGCACGGGCAGGCTTTCTTTCGCAGGCGAGAACATCCGCGAACAGGCAGAACTCAGTAATAATGCGGAAGTGCCGAGGATAAATCGGCGGCGACTGCGGCGAAAGCGATGGGACATTTGGGAAAAAATTCCTACTTCAAAAGACTGCTTAGAGCTAGTTTAAAATAGATCGCGCGCTACTAAGTCTGCTAAGTCTATTTCTGCGATCGATGCCTCTTAACTCGCTGCTTTAAAGCGCGCCCTCAATCGGGTTAATATCAGCAAGCAGCCGTTGAATTTGACTTTGCGATTAATCCTAAACTCTTCACCCCAAAAAAACTTACAATTTCGCAATTAACTTTTCTACCCGTTCCTTCACTTCATCCCGAACGCGCGGAAAAATTTCCGGTTGTTCGGCAGGATCGTCTAATTGCCAATCTTCAAATATCTCTCGCAATAGCCATTCTTCAGGTAAGTTTACCCCGCAACCGCACAAAGAAATGACCGCATCAAAATCTTTAGGACTAAAATCGCTCAATGCCTTAGAAGTTTGGGTTCTGATATCAATTCCTACTTCAGCCATCGCTTCAATCGCGTGAGGATTGACTTGACTTGCTTCTAAACCGGAACTCACAATCTCAACTTTTCCCGCAGCGAGTTTTTTGGCAAACCCTTCAGCCATTTGCGAGCGGGCTGAGTTTTTCTTGCAAACAAACATGACTTTTTTCATGACTTTTACTTACCTCTTAATTCTGACTTCGCATTTACTCTATTTCTTTATGGCGTAGGGAGAGAACATAAAATCTTCCTAACGATGGGACTATCTCTATATAGATGAACGGCACTGACTTAAGGCTGGTGGGCGCTGCCCACCCTACTAGACCTTATTTACTCTATTTTTTTATCGCGTAGGGAGAGAATATAAAATCTTCCTAACGATGGGACTATCTCTATATAGATGAACGGCACTGACTTAAAGCTGGTGGGCGCTGCCCACCCTACAAAATATCAATAACGACGTTGTATACAACGTCTCTACGGCGATTTTTCAACTCTTATTTCAGCGCCATTCCTATATAGAATACTACAACAGCGGTGTATTATTCAGACAGCGCGGGTCGCAAAGCGTTGCTTTTTCCGGTTCGCGAGGAAACCAAAATGCTGTTTTCTTACAAAATTCCACTAACATTAACATCACAGGAACTTCAATTAAAACGCCGACAACAGTCGCCAATGCTGCGCCAGAATTCAAGCCGAATAACATCACTGCTGTCGCGATCGCAACTTCAAAGTGATTGCTTGCCCCAATCAAGGCAGCAGGGGCAGCATCTTCATAGGTAATCTTTAATTTCAATGCTGCCACGTAACCGATGAGGAAGATAAAGTTGGTTTGGATAAATAAGGGGACGGCAATTAAGAGAATATGCAGGGGATTGTTGACAATCAGTTCTCCCTTAAAAGCAAATAAAAGCACTAACGTGAGTAACAAAGCACTCACCGCGATCGGACTGAGATAGTGCAGAAATTGCCGCTCGAACCAATCTTTCCCCTTATGTTTAAAAATCCAGTACCGGCTAAAGATTCCCGCTACTAATGGTAAGCCGACGTAAATTAACACCGATAAAACAATGGTTTCCCAAGGGACGGTCAAATTATTCGCCGATAACAGCCATTTTCCTAAAGGCGCATATAAAAATAGCATCGCTAGCGAATTAACCGCCACCATAACTAAAGTATGTCCTTGGTTGCTGTAGGACAGATATCCCCACATCAATACCATTGCCGTACAAGGTGCAATTCCTAATAAAATCGTTCCGGCAATGTAGGAATTTGCTAGCGAAACTTCCGTGCCGCGAATAACTTCAGTGGCACTCAACCAGGGACGAAATAACCCACCCAAAAAAAACTGCGCGAAAACCACCATAGTAAATGGCTTTATTAACCAGTTGACGACGAGCGTAAGTAGGACGGGTTTGGGTGTTTTGGCAGCTTGTAAGGCTTGAGAAAAATCAATTTTAACCATGATGGGGTACATCATGAAAAATAGACAAATGGCAATGGGAATTGAGACATTGTAGATGCTCATCGCATCCAAATTTTGGGCGATACCGGGAAATAATCTGCCCAATGCAATGCCGATCGCAATGCACAATATCACCCACAAAGTCAAGTATTTTTCAAAAATATTAAGTCGTCCTCCCGCTCGAACGGGTTGTGAAGCGGGAGGAGTGATTCTATCGGTCATAAATTTCTCCAGTTAGTCGGCTAAGATGCGATCGCAAAAATCCTTTTCTTATTTCAACTATTCTCAATCGGAGACATTAAGAGTAGGTAAAGAGTAGGTAAAGCAGCAAACCGAAATGACTTTCCGGGCTGAATGCTTAAACCTGTTAAAACGGATCTCGAGCGAGTAAATCTGTTCTACGGAACGACGAGAGAAGTTCAGTTCTAAAAGGTTCGAGCGCTAAACTTGCAATTTTCGGTAAACTGAAAGCGATAGCCCGCAACAGTATGGAGGGGAAACCTTGTTAGACGAACAAGCCAAAAAGACGCTACTGCGCAAAATTCCGCACGGACTGTATATCTGTGGCGTTAAAGGAAACGACGAACTCAACGGCTTCACGGCGAGTTGGGTGATGCAATCCTCATTTCAGCCACCAATGATTGTAACCTGCGTCAGAGGAGATTCCGGTTCTCACGCCGCGATCGAGCAAAGCGGCGTATTTACCATCAGTTTCCTCGATAGTAACCAAAAAGAAATTGCCGCAAAATTCTTTAAGCCCCAACGAATCGTCGGCGATAAACTGGCAGACGTTGATTATATCACCGGCCCTGAAACCGGCTGTCCGATTCTCACCGACTCCCTCGGTTATGTCGAATGTAAAGTCGTCGGTTCCCTCAAAAACGGCGACCACACCGTCTTTTTAGGCGAAGTCATCGGTGCGAAGGTGTATCGAGAGGGCGAACCCCTTTTACTAGAAGCTACGGGTTGGCAATACGGCGGGTAGTTAACAGGGAACAGGGAATTCGCTAAAATCTCCCGTTCCCCCATCTCCTCCCTCCGTTCACCTGACATCAACTCGCCGCTTAATAAAAAGGAAAAAAAGATGCCTTTAATCAAAGTTTTATCCTCAGCCGCAGCACCCGAGAAAGCAACAGTTGAAAAGTTGCTAAAAAGCCTCTCAGCTAAATTAGCAAAACATACAGGCAAGCCAGAATCCTACGTGATGACGGCTTTTGAACCCGATGTCGCCATGACTTTTGGCGGAACGACCGACCCGGTGTGTTACATCGAAGTCAAAAGTGTCGGTACGATGAATCCCTCTCAAACTAAAGCCATGAGCGAAGATTTTTGCGAGTATGTCGCAGAAATGTTGGGCATTTCCGCGCAGAGAATCTACATCGAATTTGCCGATGCGAAAGGGGCAATGTGGGGCTGGAATAAATCGACTTTTGGTTAATACAAAGCCTCGGATTTGCCGGAGAAGTTACGAAACTTATCGGGTTTATACCAATTTAAGATGACGTTGCCTAGAATCAACTCTCCTAAATTCTCAGGATAGCGGTGCGTTACGCTTCGCTAACACACCCTACTTTTCATTCTATGCAGCTTCGTATCAATCTGGTATTAGTGGGGTCTTTAAACCCTAAAAGTTTGCGCTCGAAGGTTGATTTGACTTAACTAAAGTGAGTTGTTCGGAAACCGAAGGAATTAATGATTGATTTTGTCCGTAATTACGAATTACGAATTACGAATTACGAATTACGAATTGCCTTTGCGTCGGGTTTATGTTTGCTGTTACTAGGAAATGGGGCAGCCTACGCTCAAAGCAATTCCGCTGAGATGGCTGCAACGCACCCCGACTCACTCCCGGCGTTGGAACAAGACCTCGAATTGCCGCCGCTAGGAGATTCGGAGAGGTTCTTACCCCCGGTGATAGAAGCGCGCTTGGTGCTGCGCTTGCGCGATCGCCGCCTTTACTACTATCTTGGCGAAGAAGTGATACAAAGCTATCCCGTCGCTGTCGGTCGCCAAGGGTGGGAAACGCCGACAGGAAGCTTTAGCGTCCTGCAAAAAGTGCAGGAACCCACCTGGCAGCATCCTTTTACCCGCAAAATCATCCCGCCGGGACCGGAGAATCCCCTCGGGGCGCGCTGGATTGGCTTTTGGACGGACGGACAAAACTCGATTGGCTTTCACGGTACGCCGAACGAAGAACTCATCGGTCAAGCAGTTTCTCACGGTTGCGTGCGGATGCGCGATCGCGATATCGTCGCTTTGTACGAAAAGGTTGAAATGGGAATGCCCGTGATTGTCGAACCCTGAATCTAAGACAAATCAGACAATTTCGGTAATTGCGCTCAACCGTCGTGTAGCTTGAGGAAGTGCAACAATTCCATCCCAAACCCAAACTCTTCATGGCTGACGTTATTGACTACAAAATCTACGGCAACGACCTTCAACTTGTTGAAATCGAACTTGACCCTCGCGAAGGCGTGCAAGCCGAAGTCGGTACAATGACTTACATGGAACAAGGCATTGAAATGCAAACCGGACTCGGCAGCGGTGGTTTATCCGGGGGTTTGTTTAGCGGTTTCAAGCGAATGCTAACCGGGGAAAGTTTTTTTATTACCACCTTTGCTAATGGCAGCAATCGCAAAGCCCGCGTCGGTTTTGCAGCCACCTCTCCCGGTCAAATTATTCCCCTCGACTTAGCCAGATTGGGAGGCGAATTTTTATGTCAAAAAGATGCCTTTTTATGCGCGGCTAAAGGAATTGATATTGGTGTTGCCTTTACCAAGCGCATTGGCGCGGGCTTTTTTGGCGGCGAAGGATTTATCCTTCAGCGCTTGCGCGGCGACGGTTTGGCTTTCGTGCAGGCGGGCGGTGCGATTATCGAGAAAAATTTAGCGCCGGGAGAGGTTTTACGCGTCGATACAGGTTGTTTGGTTGCCTTTGCACCGACAGTGAAGTACGACATCCAAATGGTCGGCGGCGTAAGAAATATGCTGTTCGGGGGCGAGGGATTATTTCTAGCCAAGATGACTGGACCGGGGCGAGTTTACGTGCAAAGTTTACCTTTTTCTCGCCTGGTCGATCGCATTACCTTCCCCCTACAAAAACAAATTCAAGCCTTAACGGGGAATATCGGTTCCTAGAATGCTCCTTTTTCTGGGTAAATTTCGCTAAAGTCGAAGCTCGAGTCGCCGCGCAAAGAGGGGAATTAAGTCAAACTAGGAAGGATAATTTCTTATCTTCAATCCAGTCCTTGGCGATGTTCCCTATTGAGGCAAGTTGTGAAAGCAATGGTAATCACCCGGCACGGCGGTCCGGAGGTCTTCACTTGGCAGGAAAGACCTAAACCCCTGGTGAACGAGTTTGATGTTTTGGTGCAAGTCCGGGCGACTTCCATCACTCCGGTGGATAGTAAATTGCGCAGTGGCTACTTTGTCACCCGACATTTTCCGTTGATTCTCGGATACGACGTTAGCGGTATTGTGGTTGAAGCGGGCGATCGCGTCTCAAAATTCCAGATTGGCGACGAAGTGTATGCTTCGTTAAATATTCTACGGGATGGCGCGAATGCTGAATATGTGGCAGCGGACAGCCGCAGCATCGCCCTCAAACCCAAAACTATCGACCATGCGACTGCTGCTATTTTACCTCGGGCTGCGATCGCGGCTTGGGAAGCACTGCACCAGCACGCTCGAGTCCAACCCGGACAAACCGTTTTAATTCATGCCGGGGCCGGAGGAGTGGGACATCTCGCCGTTCAGTTAGCCAAGTCACACGGCTGTCACACGATTGTCACTGCCAGCCGCAAGGAGGCGATGCGATTTTGTCGGGATACCCTCAAAGCGGATGAAGTCATCGATTACAAAAGTATGGACTTCGTGCAACAAGTCATGTCTATCTCGCCGGATAAAGGACATCCCATTGTCATTGAGACTAACAGCAACGATCTATGGGCGCGATCGCTCGACGGCATGGCAACCTCCCCCCAACTTCCCCCCAGCGAAGAAAAACTCTTTTTAAAAAAAGCGACGCAGTACCACGAATCGGTCGGATTTCCAGCAGCTTATAAGCTGCATTTAGACCGACAAAGACAAATTCTGTCTCTAATTAGCGAGCTTGTCGATAGCGCTCAATTAGTCCCCCACATCGCCTATAAACTCAAGTTGAGCGAAGTTGCGCGCGGTCATGCCCTGCAAGAAAGCGGTAACATTATCGGCACAATTTCGGTTGAATTGTAAGTCTTGAATATTGAATAATAAGGGATACATTACGCACGATTTTGAGAGCGCATCTTAATACCCAACTTGAATTCCGACTCCATTCGGAGAACCGTAGTAAACGGAAAATCCTGAATTGCTGGGATAAGAATACGGATACCCATAAACGCGGTTTCCGGGAACGATAACGGTGGGGTTGACGATAACAGTCGTATTGGAAGGGGCGGGATAGCGCCGCTGCGTCGGGTAAGGGGAAGGATAAGCTGGTTGCAGGATGGGCGAGATACGCGGCGAGTTGTTGATGATGGGGCTGAGGTTGATATAGCTGTTGGGCTGTTGGCTGGGAAAGCCTTGCACGGGGTTGGGATTCTGGATGATAATAACTTGGGCGCGTACCGGAAGCGCGATCGCGAGGGCAGCGACAGTCAACGTTAACGGAAAGAGTGGGTGTTTGAGGTTCATGGCGAATTGAAGCGGGGTAACGGATAGGACAATTAACAGAACTGTTGAAGCGAAATCCGCAATAGATGGGCGAAGACGAATTTCAGCCCTTTCAGGTTCCCTAAAAATTTTAACGGCTATCCCCCCGGAGCGAGTACAATTAAGGTTTCCCCTCAATTTTCCCTTTAGTTTAAACTTCGGCATGAGTTCGGAAACCCAAGAAGCGTTTCAACAAAAGTATCGAGCCGGGAAAGAAGCGTTCGAGCGCGGGCAGTATCGTCTCAGTATCGAGCAGTTAGAAACCGCTTGTGCGTTGAGTAACAAAACCTCTCGCTTGGGGGGCGAGGCGCAGTTATGGTTGGTGACGGCTTATCAAGCAGCCAATCAAACCAATGATGCGATCGCGCTATTGCAAACCTTACAAAAACATCCTAATTCTACCATTCGCCACCAAGCGCGCCGCGTACTCGAAATTATTCGCGCGCCCGCCCTCAAACGCCCCAAGGAGTGGATGACGGAAATTCCCGATTTGGCGAATTTATCGGACAGCGACGTACAAAATCGTTACGTTACCCCCTCGAAACCGCAACAATC
This portion of the Oscillatoria sp. FACHB-1406 genome encodes:
- a CDS encoding AI-2E family transporter, with protein sequence MNQIFTPLQKLLLTWLLILITGWLTLVALGYVGETISILLTAGLIAFLLNYAVAALTQFLPRTVAALLVYLLAAAIVVLIGVTIAPPVFNQGRQLVTRFPALLESARQQLSDLQIWTTGHNLPFDLKSLTFKLLEQLQAQTQAIASSSFELVLGTFNWFLDLVLILVISFYMLVDGERLWTSITRIFSPRIQTELTCSLQRNLQGFVFGQLWLGIFMATTLTFAFFALRVPFFLLFAVFIGIMEVLPFVGATLGIATVVLIVSFIDWRLALEVLAVAIALQQVKDNLVAPRIMGNLTGLSPVVIFVALLMGAKIGGLLGVILAIPLTGVIKSLAEVVSNPALPPQTGAFFQNPFAKKIPELNSEL
- the arsC gene encoding arsenate reductase, glutathione/glutaredoxin type; amino-acid sequence: MKKVMFVCKKNSARSQMAEGFAKKLAAGKVEIVSSGLEASQVNPHAIEAMAEVGIDIRTQTSKALSDFSPKDFDAVISLCGCGVNLPEEWLLREIFEDWQLDDPAEQPEIFPRVRDEVKERVEKLIAKL
- a CDS encoding FAD-binding oxidoreductase; this encodes MNTYDWIVVGGGLTGAALGYELQKQGLRVLLLEPDSTIANATRYSYGGLAYWAGTSPLTRQLCEEGIAVHRQLSQELDADTQFREFETLLTIEPEEDPDTVATDYNRFALPARRLTPSEANEIEPLLNPNAISGALLLPHGHIEPQQTNRAYLQAFGRAGGVLQPEEVTGFAYNGDRAVGVKTAEGTYFAEHIAICAGGLSRALLQKCGIPVKLYFTQTEILETPPVEELRLQTLVMPAIIDRFELEEKAIQPEFEPLWKRESGEPVPPILDAGAIQFRDRHFILGQLSRAIANPHFTPDAAASEAKIRDAIANIFPSLAPLPATWHRCLVAYAANSLPLVGALAGIEGLHLFSGFTNTLLFAPPLAKHFARWAAGETGTLLEQLQSY
- a CDS encoding FAD-dependent oxidoreductase — encoded protein: MSHRFRRSRRRFILGTSALLLSSACSRMFSPAKESLPVLVVGAGIAGLAAAKRLREEGLRVIVLEGRDRVGGRIHTDRSLGIPLDLGAAWIHGIEGNPLVKLAREAGAKTFVTEDDSWEIYDRAGKPFTAAEIARSEQKYENLLDRVSALATDLETDISVAEAIRRIDAKALTAPLMQYQLGGYLEFDMGCPLEKLSAQTWDNDEAFSGKEVIFPGGYDAVTNYLARDTEIQTQQIVKKINYEEEQVTITTNRGQFVGQCAVITLPLGVLKQGRVSFTPELPTSLRRAIRTVGMGNVNKVILQFQRPFWDTKLQYFGSTYPQRGRYPYFLNARTFSKANILVTFALGSAATAMETQSNAQIQAEVLEVLKSIFGSKVAPPQRLLVTRWGSDVFAGGCYSYSAVGATLNDFKTLGEPVADKLFFAGEHTSVKYRATVHGAYLSGLRAADRVIQQYA
- the arsB gene encoding ACR3 family arsenite efflux transporter — translated: MTDRITPPASQPVRAGGRLNIFEKYLTLWVILCIAIGIALGRLFPGIAQNLDAMSIYNVSIPIAICLFFMMYPIMVKIDFSQALQAAKTPKPVLLTLVVNWLIKPFTMVVFAQFFLGGLFRPWLSATEVIRGTEVSLANSYIAGTILLGIAPCTAMVLMWGYLSYSNQGHTLVMVAVNSLAMLFLYAPLGKWLLSANNLTVPWETIVLSVLIYVGLPLVAGIFSRYWIFKHKGKDWFERQFLHYLSPIAVSALLLTLVLLFAFKGELIVNNPLHILLIAVPLFIQTNFIFLIGYVAALKLKITYEDAAPAALIGASNHFEVAIATAVMLFGLNSGAALATVVGVLIEVPVMLMLVEFCKKTAFWFPREPEKATLCDPRCLNNTPLL
- a CDS encoding tetratricopeptide repeat protein, which encodes MSSETQEAFQQKYRAGKEAFERGQYRLSIEQLETACALSNKTSRLGGEAQLWLVTAYQAANQTNDAIALLQTLQKHPNSTIRHQARRVLEIIRAPALKRPKEWMTEIPDLANLSDSDVQNRYVTPSKPQQSKPEPPAAEPVDLSQVDTKDNNFIWLALVAIALLFGALFFLQSSP
- a CDS encoding flavin reductase family protein, which produces MLDEQAKKTLLRKIPHGLYICGVKGNDELNGFTASWVMQSSFQPPMIVTCVRGDSGSHAAIEQSGVFTISFLDSNQKEIAAKFFKPQRIVGDKLADVDYITGPETGCPILTDSLGYVECKVVGSLKNGDHTVFLGEVIGAKVYREGEPLLLEATGWQYGG
- a CDS encoding phenylpyruvate tautomerase MIF-related protein; this encodes MPLIKVLSSAAAPEKATVEKLLKSLSAKLAKHTGKPESYVMTAFEPDVAMTFGGTTDPVCYIEVKSVGTMNPSQTKAMSEDFCEYVAEMLGISAQRIYIEFADAKGAMWGWNKSTFG
- a CDS encoding L,D-transpeptidase translates to MIDFVRNYELRITNYELRIAFASGLCLLLLGNGAAYAQSNSAEMAATHPDSLPALEQDLELPPLGDSERFLPPVIEARLVLRLRDRRLYYYLGEEVIQSYPVAVGRQGWETPTGSFSVLQKVQEPTWQHPFTRKIIPPGPENPLGARWIGFWTDGQNSIGFHGTPNEELIGQAVSHGCVRMRDRDIVALYEKVEMGMPVIVEP
- a CDS encoding TIGR00266 family protein, with the translated sequence MADVIDYKIYGNDLQLVEIELDPREGVQAEVGTMTYMEQGIEMQTGLGSGGLSGGLFSGFKRMLTGESFFITTFANGSNRKARVGFAATSPGQIIPLDLARLGGEFLCQKDAFLCAAKGIDIGVAFTKRIGAGFFGGEGFILQRLRGDGLAFVQAGGAIIEKNLAPGEVLRVDTGCLVAFAPTVKYDIQMVGGVRNMLFGGEGLFLAKMTGPGRVYVQSLPFSRLVDRITFPLQKQIQALTGNIGS
- a CDS encoding NADP-dependent oxidoreductase, with translation MVITRHGGPEVFTWQERPKPLVNEFDVLVQVRATSITPVDSKLRSGYFVTRHFPLILGYDVSGIVVEAGDRVSKFQIGDEVYASLNILRDGANAEYVAADSRSIALKPKTIDHATAAILPRAAIAAWEALHQHARVQPGQTVLIHAGAGGVGHLAVQLAKSHGCHTIVTASRKEAMRFCRDTLKADEVIDYKSMDFVQQVMSISPDKGHPIVIETNSNDLWARSLDGMATSPQLPPSEEKLFLKKATQYHESVGFPAAYKLHLDRQRQILSLISELVDSAQLVPHIAYKLKLSEVARGHALQESGNIIGTISVEL